A window of Phragmites australis chromosome 2, lpPhrAust1.1, whole genome shotgun sequence genomic DNA:
GCGGCAATTCATTGTGTAGTCGATTAGGAAGATGTAGTGGTTGATTCGCTCGGCTATCAACCCTATTGCGTCGGTTACCTTATAAAGGCAAATGTTGTTAATATTCGTTCAAGTTAATCGAccatttactagcgattttACGTGCAAATATTGATAATATTCGTTCAATTTAATATGCATGGAgataattattagtaggttaaccattgagttttcttcttccaacaaACTAATCGATGGCGGATAGAGATGTTGTGTGGCAGCACGGGGACAATTTCGCCCCAGGGTTTAAgtgcaattactgcaataaggaaaagaaaggcggtggtgccacaaggttgaaagaacatttggcagggcaCAAATCGAATGCTATATattgtgatagggtgcctctAGATATGCATGATTATTTCAGATgtgagctggatagggcaagagataagaggaagggaaagacTATGGAGAGGGTTCAGAGGCAAGAGTCAGCAAGAGTtcaggtagatttgacaagcgcaATGAGGACATGGAAGAGGAACATGTGCAGCGTGTTATGGCTCAGTCGAGGGACGAGaaagagttcaggaggagggcaggTGAGTCCTACGAGCATAGAGGTGGTAGTGGTAGTGACAGAGGAGGCACTATGTTAAAGAGGATGCTAAGGAGAGCATTTTCAATAAGGGAGCGATCACCAAGTGTCagagattacaatgttgctttagCAAAAGCACCTATGCAGCCGAGAATTGACATCGGGTCATGCAGTGCGAAGGGAAAGCAAGTGAAGGAAActattggtttggcatggtccaaaATTTTCCACACTTCAGACattcctggtagaagggcgGACGATACATTCTTTGTTGCTGTAGTAAAAGAAACACATAAATGGGGTCAATGATTAaatttgtaatgaatttattgttgtcatacttttttctttttgacttatgaCCATTTGTTCCGTAACAGGCGAGGGTGTACCATCTCCAACTAGCCGGGATATAGATGTTAAGTATCTGGACGAGAACGAaagtgcattgaagaaaatatttaacaagtggaagctagaatgggCAGAGTATGGTGTGACCATAATGTATGATTCGTGGACTAGACCgacgcacatgagtattattaatttcctcttatattgcaatggtcTTATATTTTTTCACAAGTCCGTAGATACGACTCGCTACAGTCAAGATGCAAAGTATTTTAACAAGGTATATTATTTTGCTAAGTTGATAATATAGTatttcaattgttgcatatttgtttggttcattcttttatgcaggagataagagTAGTGGTTAATGATTTGGGGTCACAAAATATTGTGCAGATCGTGACTGATAATGGGTCTAACTATAAGAAGGCATGTCAGGTTCTTAGAAGGGAATATCCTGCTATCTCGTGGCAGCCTTATGTGGCTCatacgataaatttaatgttgaaatcagttAGTGATTTTAGAGAACATGACATGGTCATTCAAAGTGCAAGGTTCATATCGCGATGGCTGTACAATCATTCAAAACTACATGAATTGATGAAGGCCGCGATTGGTagagagttggtgaggtggaatgccacaagatttggcacaaactatctatttcttgaTAGCTTTCTACGCCGAAAAGATaagttcatgcaatggatggcatcGTGAGCTCCAGCAGTCTCGCTACATTAGTTCTGATATTGGAAGATATGTACATAGTTGCCTATCCAGCTTAACATGGTGGGACAATTTTAAAATGGCTATCGATTCCGTTCAACCATTGTATGCATTCCTTTGATTTGCTGATCAAGACAAGGTgccaacattgagtgaggtgctcctgagatacactGTTGTGAAGCAGGAGTACGATTCGTTGTATCGCAATAATAGGGATTCTTTTGAAAAGTACATAGCAATTATCGATCGCAGAATGCATGATCTAGCGAATGGGACCTACATGAATACTAGCGATACACTCCTACCACTTGCTGTCTTTTTGTACTAATGCTTATGTTTctaatgcttatggtactaatgcttcgatcatcaacttgcagcggccGCCTTGAACCCTCGCACGCACTACGTGTATGGCACATGTCCAAActtgttcgaagatctccgGGTGACATTCGAGAGGATGACGAATGTTAGTACTGCTGCGGAAGCACTTATTGATGTTGAAACATATCAGACAAAGTCTTTGTCGTTCGCAGGTCCACTCGCTTCACGGATGGCTTGTGATGGCAGAACTCAACCTGGTACAAAAACCTCGACATATCTAACCGTTGCATCATTTTATCTACTTTTCCAAGCCTCATATCAtttacctacttgcagcgcaatggttgtctatgtttggttcatctacacctacactaacATTGCTTGCTAGGCGCCTAGTGTCTCagtgcgcttcatctagtgagtgtgagaggaattggagtatatttgcatttatccacacCAAAGTTCGTAGCcgcttaagctacaagaagctccataagaGAATACAAAATAATTTAGATGCAGACATTAGgtcgactgttgatgatgatccatttcagtggcttatggagctcacattgaatgagAACAATCCGTTCCGGGACAGGATGGAGACCAGCAGATCAAATGCAACCcctgagcttgatgaggaggacacaaATAGTGACATACCACTGCCAactcacctggtgacagacACAGCGAACCTGCAATACTTACAGCAGTGGGCTGCTACAGTGGTAGGTGACAAacacgggaaagaggaagaaacaaataGAACAtacaaagaagaggaagaagattaagggtaaggACAAAAGACAAATGCAAAACGATGAGAGCACGgatagtgacccaaagagcTCAACTTACCAAGATTCGAATGACAACAGCTCAAAGACAGATAGCGGTGACGATGATGGTCAGGATGGCGATGTTCCTCCATGCCCATCCTCTGTTGTTCCTCccgtgcaattcactggtgagagtcaggACCAGGACCATAatgccccatcctcacaaaggATCAGGAACAGGACCACAGTGCCCTATCCTCACAAAGGTATATTATACAGGGTGGCcacgatggaccacaagatagtgggaGCTATTCCAGCAACTATGGCATAAAAAGTAGTTCTAGATCGTATCCATACCACTATCCTGTCCCTGATGCTCAGTCAGAGCCTTCTATTCAGTGTGTCTATAAGTGTCAAGATcctgagttttatgccatattGCAAGGACAATTGTCAACCACTTTTGCATGGACGGGGTAAACTTGAGCAGAGTTTAAGACAAAGTTGCTATTTACACGACGGATAATGCTTATGTCCACCGAGGAGTACAATATAGCCGAATTTAATCGCCTcccaagctggtggttctaaaggtgatgaaaatttaccttttgcaactactttatttccatacCATAGTATTATACTACTTTTTTTAcatctcgtaggttgcacgtggtatggatactatgcaaactaCATTTTATCATCGACCATCACTTTGGTAAGTATTGATGGATGCCATGTGATTGCGTTTTTAGCTTTAGTACGGACTATTCgacatatatttattaatttgaggcgctacatatgtaatgtacgtatatattcgatgaaacaattatacGTTCGTACTCAGTACTCGTActgctattagtatctatttaGGGCGTGTTTGGATCGCTGTATCCGCTCGTGCCTGCATGCAGACGTGCGTACACGCTCCGTGAGCGTTGCATTTGGTTGCCGTGATGTGCGTGACAGCAGCCGCTCCGTTTGCATCCGCTCGTGCAAGGATATGCGCCGATGCTGCATGAGCGGAGATGCGGGAGTCGACCGTAGCTCAGATACAGGTCCGATGGATGCAGTCGCTCGTGCGCTGGGCCCACTTATCAACGGCAACGAActagcaactcattttaattaatttgatccaaaaaatctAAACATTTTCgtgagtaaactagagctcactagcaacccattttaattaatttgatccaaaaaatctaagtcaatatttaattaaaattcttcaaaaattataaaaaattcactaatattcttatcctgtgatgtactaatttataaaaatatttttaaccctagtttatttggtaaaaaagtgagtttctttgtaatgcaacgTATACTCatacgggcaaccaaacacaatattTTCTCAGCCAGACTCAGCACatgcaaccaaccaaacagagcCTCCTGCATCAACCCAGCCTGCATGACTCGTACGAGCCAGACTGAGGATATTCGGGCAACCGAACAGACCCTTATTGCTGTGGAaacttccaaaatatagcaaatgtcatgctaattttttttctgatgttataaaatatagcaaatctCATACCAcatttgttactattttttccctaatttattggtgatttttttttgtttttatgatttttctacaAAGTTATTGATAACGCGTTCAAACCGCTCCACAAAattattggtgatttttttttacaatttttatttaaattttagcaaataagTTTTATccgaattttaattaaattttaaacTGTTGTCATAATAATCATGAATTTTTTATAACCACACGAGCTCGGTAATCGACTGTCAATCGGTAAGTGAAACCTCGGCGGCACGCGGAATCCGGCGGTCTCCCGATCCAAACCCCCATTTCCGACTTTCGAGTTGGAAGTTGAAACCGAACCTATCCAACTtccaccgggcggccaccgcCGGAGTcggaggagacggcggcgggAGCAGCCGAACAGAGCCTTACGAGCTAGCCAGGCGGATTCGCCATGCGGAGGAAGCTGCTGCAGTTCCAGTCCCTCCTCGCTCAGCACGCCCTCCGCGCTGCCCCAAAACCCAGACCCCAacctcaccaccaccaccgcctcctccactCCCCCTCCCCTTCTCCGCCCGCGGCCGTGCCCCCCTCTCCGTCGTCCCACCTCCCGTGGCGCCCGtccggcaccgccgccgcctctctcctCCCGGGGAGCGCCGCGGCCGTCACGGCGGCCGCGCGGACCGCCGCGGCCCGGTGGCTGGCCGCTGCACGCGGTGCCGGATCGCTCGCGTTCTTCTCGCTGCAGCGGCGGAGGGCCTCGGGGTCGGGGTGGTCCTTCTCCGCGTCCACCTTCCTCCGCGGTGCGCCCTGGTGAGGTTTAAGGTTAGCGCGATTTGACTTAAGGGAAAGTTTTGGTCATTTCGTGATTTTGGGTTCTGGTTTTCCGCGGAAGGGCGCACTGGATGGATTCTGCGGACGGGGTGGTGTGGATGCTCATCGGCGCGAATGTGGCCGTCTTCATGCTCTGGCGCGTGGCTGATCCAGGGTTCATGAGGAGACATTTCATGGTAAGTGATCTCTCAAGGGACTTATCCTTATATCGTTAATTAGTTTCATGCCATTACAAATTTGCCAGTTTTGAAAAATGCCAGTACAAAATGTCGAAATCGGGCTAGTGCCATTATAATTTTCCTGGAATTGGAACCATGCCATTATGTACGCCTGGAACACCTTTGGACCCACTTTTTTCATGTCGTATTTCCGTATGGACCAAAATGCACCTTGGCTGGCTATCCTCCTTTCACGGAACCGAACAAGAACACGTTGATGTGGGCCCTACTTCCCGTCGCCATACCTCCCACCTCCGATGAAGCCTCTACCGCCGCTGCCATTACTGCACCCAAAGCTCAGCATCCCTTCCTTCCCTCGCCCCACGCCGGCCCCAAACATGACCGGAAGCACAAGAACCCCAATCCCGCCGGCCCCAGCTCGACCAGGCGGTCTGGAGGAGCTTGCCGGCCTTGATCTGCCCTGGATCCGATGCTGCAAGAactttgtggtggtggtggtggtggtgttagCGAGGTGGGGTCGGAAGTCGTGCAGGTTCTCTAGAACGGTGAAAGCCTGGACCCCTGCAAGGTCAGAGGGGTtggcgaggagggaggcggcggtgagATCAATGTTGTCGTGGGTgacgagggaggagagggaggatgCAAGGCCGATGGGGACGAGTTCGGGTAAGAGCTTGAGAGCGCTGGCAAAGGTGGAGGCGATCGGCCTCGGCGTGAAGCGTGATCTCGGAGTCGGTGAAGTGGACATGTCTTGGGGGTTGTCGCGCCTCGAGGTTGTCGTGGAAGCGGCGCTCGAAATCCAACAACAGGCACTTGGCTCCCTGGAGGTCGAGCAATTCGACGACGTTGTAAGTAGCCTCGAGGGCAGTGACGTCCATGGCGGATGGGGATGCCAATCCTCTTGTTAGGTCggcgacggagagagagagagagcgagagggcGAGGGAGCCGGAGGTTAGCGATTTTGAGTTGCTGACGTTGGTTGGCGGTGCAAGTGGAGGTGCTCACCAGCAACCAGCCATGGAGAGGAGTGGATATCTCGCCGGAGGTcatggaggagaagaaggattTGGGGAATGGGAGGCGTTGAAGCCTGCCAGGGTGGGGGCATTATAGTCCATGCGCAAATATCAGAGCCTGAAATTGGGTCCAAATTCCTCGGAGGTGtacaaaaaaaaatggcatattTCAAACCGGAGACAAATTGTAATGGCACCGGTTCAAAATCGTAAAAGTTGTAATGGCATGGATCTAATTAACCCGATTATAAAAGCGGTTGGTGAACTCATATAACTTACTTGTTGTTGCAATGAGCAGATTTCGTTGGATAATTTCAAGAGTGGAAGGTTGCACACTTTGCTCACGAGTGCTTTCAGCCATGCAGAGCTTGATCACCTTTTCACCAATATGATTGGCCTCTACTTCTTTGGGATGAGTGTAAGTTACATACCCTTCCTTTGTGTTACTTGTAGAAATATATAATTcgtctgcagggtccaaatgtGCAAAGAGTATGCAACAAATGAGAAATCAATGTGCAAATGGTATGCGTAACCTTTGGTTTTGTATGTGCTATGTCGGGTGTTCTTAAACCCAAGAAAGAAAAATGTAAGTAGAGGAAGTGATAATTTGAAATTCTTTAATCTTAGCTTTACTTGAGTGCAGCACCCTTTGATGTAATAGCTTCAGCCATGAGTGCAATGCAGAATGTACTTTCCAAACATTTGAAATTAGCCTCACTGTTATCAGTCAGACTATAACAATGCTTGATAATATTTATTAGAACATAATTGTGGACAAATCGCAACAATATATTCTTAAATGAACATTTGACTCACAACATATCCTTTGTGTTATATTATCTTAGTTTTAAGTAAGTAAACAGTACCAGCCACATATTTCCAAAAGAAATGATGGATGCGCATGGTAGTATGAAATTACATAATAGCATTACATTTGGCAGTGTTGAATTACATCTGCCATGTTTTCTTctttccctctcttttctccAGCAAATCAAGAATCAAATTTCTTAAACCAAAGCGTGTAACTTGGCCTTTAAAAGTGTGCTGCCTTCAAGGATACCCCAGCTAGCTAGCCTTTGCCAACTTCAGCTGGGTCATTTATTCCGCCAGGACTAACCTTCCATGACTTAAAATTAGGATAGTGTGGTGCTTGTCTTATGAGGGGTGAAGATACTTGCAGCCAAGCTACTGTCTAGTGGCTCATCAATCTAAATTACTGTATGACTGGTTTGAATTTAGAATCTTTCACCAAATGTATCACCTGGTTATGCGAAACAACTTAGTTTCAGTATCTGAAGGGCATATTTGTACAAGCCACCCAATCCAGGGTTATGTGTGTCAGTTAGGACTCAATGCAGGAACCTCTGCAGATGCTGGCTGCAGATCCTGTGAAGTGGCGCACTTGTATTAAGAATTTCTGCAATATTTGTCATGGGAATTATGTCTTACATCTTCTGGACATCTATATCTGATAGGGTGTGCCGTACAAACTAATATAACATATTAAGGATCCCCTTTTAGAATTGGATGTGGTCTGTAGTGTGCTGTGGGCTAGTATTCTTTAGTTTTCGTCCAGTAATATGGAATTGTTCGTCTCTTACCCTGTTTTTTGTATTAACGATCTGTTACCTTTTACTGCAAATGttaaattgtttttttcttttgtttttctttgtgcATCAGATTGCTAGCACATTTGGTCCTGCTTTTCTGCTGAAGTTGTACGTAGCAGGAGCACTCACTGGATCGGCATTCTTTTTGCTAGAGAAGGCTTTTCTAGCTCCCCGGAAACAGGTAATGGAACTGCATAGCGTTTTGAATCTATACATCAAGGAACAGGATTCCAAATCCTGGTGAGGTTATCCAAGTACAGCCAATGCTGAATTAAAATCCTATGAAATGATTAGTTCAGGTTCTCAACCTATTCATTCTGATACTTACCTTTGAAAAGGCCAGAAACTTGTCAGTTCCTTGCTAGCTACTTGAAACTGCAAAAGTAACCAACTTCTTGGATTTGACCCTCTTCTAAGATCTGTAAAAGTCACATATGAATTTCATTGTTGGCTTAGCTTTGTTAATACCTTCTGATATTTGTGATGGTTCTCTTGCAGGGTTACGTAGGATGGGATACTTCAAGAGCTCCTGGACTTGTATGTGGTTTCTTGTTCCAACAATGTAGTCTTAATTCATGTTCATACTCGAAAGCAAGCTACATTATCTTATACGTTTGCATGGGTAGTCAAATTTTCCAAAGGCAACAAATTCTGCCCAATATACCTACTATTTTATTCATCCTGTACCTAGGAAGAAGTAGATAGGCCAATGTAAGATAAGATGGTAAATTTGATCCAATCTAATGTTTCACTACTGTATGAGCAGTATTGATGGTATTGCATGCAACTTCATCCTAAACATGACTCCCTCTATTCATGTCACCCAGGGTGCAAGTGCTGCAGTTAATGCAACTATCCTTCTTGAGATTTTTCTGTATCCAAAGAGACTAGTCTATCTTTACTTCCTCATTCCTATTCCAGCTGCATTTATGGTGAGAAGcttttcatttttcttcaaaaaattcCTTTATGCATTTAGTTGCTCAGAGCAAAATTTCTTTGTTTGTTCTCATTCCAGGGGGCTGCTTTGATTGGTGCTGATTTGTTAAGGGTCAAGAAGGTACGTATTATGGCTCTAAATACAACCTTTTATTTGCTTTTCTTGTATATTCCTTGTATAGAAGCATGTGAAAATTAGCAATCCATGTGCCCGAACCATGACCTAGGCTTTCGATATCTCTTACTATTTTATTTTGATCAGGATCGATCTTCCTTACTATTATTGCTAATTAATGCTTTTTTatacttttatatattttttccctCTTTGTCGGTAGctcttgttgggtttcatctctagcctaccgcaaattgcttgggactaaaaggctttgttgttctTGTTGTATATTTTCTTGTATAGTAAGTGAATGTTTTGGTGCCATTCTGTTGCCTGTGTTCAGTGCTCATGAGTTTTGACAAATGTAACATTTTTATTACTTTTGTTAATATAGTATGTGAATGTTTCTGGTGCCACTCTGTTACTTGTACATCGCTCAAGAGTTTTGACAAGGTCAGGAGTGGCAATTTACCTCGCAAGGGCAGAGGCCTGCGGTTGGTTAATCCCCATCGGGGTGGGGCCTGTGGTATCCCACTAAAGATtaaatatttattatattatacaGTTTTTTCTGTAGAAATACGAATTCTTTTATATGTTTGGATTAATACTTGTGTATACACATTAAACTCGAAGGCTTGAAGCTATGTTTTGCTAAAAAGAAATGTATACCTAATACTTGTAGACTAGTGAAGTCACGTTTTTACTTTCTATAAAAAACTACTTGCAGCATTTTCCTATCACCATGGGAATCCCACAGGGGTGTGGACGTGGGAGGCGAAATCTGTTACAGTTAGTTCTATGTTGACCATACGATATCAGTCATGGAATGTTGGTGGGGGCAGGGAATGTTTGTGAGCTGATGGTCTTTGTGGTTTCTTCACCATACAACATCAGGTCTTAAATCAATCTGATATATTAGAAACAAGACAATATTCATCAGGCTGGCTGTAGTGTTTCCTGTTTGGTCTACATCTGCACCTTTCGAAATGCATCTCTACACCTTTTCTCTTTATATGATACATATTTTGGAATGCATCTCTACACCTTTTACACTTCATACTTCAATTGTTACTACCACGATCTGCTATGCAATCAATTTATGTCTGTCTGATACATTAATTATCCATAAAGTGAAAGCTTACATTATCTGTAAATCTCTATTTCTTCAAATTAACTTGGGCCATACTATACTATACCTGATGATCTAACTTCCATGAATTCTTTGTCACCCTTTTCTGTTCTGAAGTGGGGCTAACTGATTCATTTTCCTTTTTAGGGGCAGGGTCATGTATCAGGTTCTGCTCATTTAGGGGGTGCCCTAGTTGCTGCTCTTGTGTGGGCTCGAGTTAGGAAAGGCTGGATGTGATCTTTCAGCTTTATATATGGACCAAAAGTGCAAAGCCAACCATCTGCGCCCACCTTATTGGTTGAAATTTGCATTTGTTGTTATGTGAAGTACTGAGGATTGAGGGATGACTCCTAGATCGTGCTACTTACTGCCCTAGATAATTGCATGGCGGGTATCATCAACTTTGGATGAAATTTTGAAGTTTATTTGGGCGAAGACCATCCTTGAACAAAGAAGAACCTAATCTCAGTTGGCAGGTGACATTTGAGTACTGGAGATTATGACAGGACTACAAACTAGAAAGTAGGGGAAAGCTGTATGGCAGGGGAGTGACGAGGGAACGATTCAAAGTGCATACTGATACTGAAGAATGCCCGTTGAGTGATCGATCCTATCGATGTCTCAAAATGTTACTATCTTTGTTTAATGGTGTTTCCTGCTGCTGGTGCATATCATACATATTTTGCCAAAGCATCACTGAGCATACTGATACTGAAGAATGCCCGTTGAGTGATCGATCCTATCGATGTCGCAAAATGTTACTATCTTTGTTTAATGGTGTTTCCTGCTGCTGGGAGCATGCGGCGCCGGATCCCGGGCCTGGGCCTTCCCAGTAGGAGGCGACGACCAACCCGGCGGTTGGCGGCGAAGTCCAATCCACCGGCGGGTGGTGGCCAGCTGTCGACAGCCACTAGGGCGCCGCCACTGGAATGGTGCGGGGGCGGTTAGGATTAGGGTTAACCACCTGGGTTAATCCTAAACGCCGGCATCCACCCCGTTTGTATAGCCACCTGGTGGGCTAGGCCAAAATGAGCCCAATGGGCTGATAGTCCGATTAGACGTACAATCTTGTAAAAGAtcctctggtgttcacaaatttGTGCGCcaaaattcaataaaaataaaaaaaacctcTACTTTTATGTTTTAGTCCTCATATATGCAAATTATGTCACTAAATATAGTGTGCCTTGTACTTCTACATTTGAATCCTCAGGTTTTTAATGTATTACACTATATTTTAGTTACCTCATGTAAATATGTATTCTGGACTAGTAATGTCAATCGGGTATTGCGTGGGCGAAGGGTCGATACTGTTACGAGTAGAAAGTAGAATATATTAGAGAGTAGATAGAAATGATTTTTGAggtgtttatatatttatatacgaTGAAAAGACATGATGAAAGAAAATGTTTATTGGGAAGACATCTCTTCCCAATAGACACAACTATTATAGTTGACTAATTGATCACATGATCTTTATTTTCAACACTCCCCCTTGACCAATCATCTGTAATGTAAACTTCTTGTTAAAAACTCTAAAACTCTGTGAGAAAATACGAGGAGAAAACAATATGTTGATATGTCATTAAAACTCCTTAAATCTCAATAGAAAAttgtaaggagaaaatgatatgataCATATTGATTATTGCCTTattgtaagctcatatgagaaacctaaataggaaaaacttattttggtgagcttagagaacaataatCATGATATATGGATCATGTTAAAACCCCCGTAAAAACCT
This region includes:
- the LOC133908809 gene encoding RHOMBOID-like protein 12, mitochondrial; the encoded protein is MRRKLLQFQSLLAQHALRAAPKPRPQPHHHHRLLHSPSPSPPAAVPPSPSSHLPWRPSGTAAASLLPGSAAAVTAAARTAAARWLAAARGAGSLAFFSLQRRRASGSGWSFSASTFLRGAPWAHWMDSADGVVWMLIGANVAVFMLWRVADPGFMRRHFMISLDNFKSGRLHTLLTSAFSHAELDHLFTNMIGLYFFGMSIASTFGPAFLLKLYVAGALTGSAFFLLEKAFLAPRKQGYVGWDTSRAPGLGASAAVNATILLEIFLYPKRLVYLYFLIPIPAAFMGAALIGADLLRVKKGQGHVSGSAHLGGALVAALVWARVRKGWM